Sequence from the Thermoflexus sp. genome:
TATAAGGGGCTCCGACTTTCGGCGTCGGTGCGGGCGTGGGAGGAGCAGTGCATGCCGCCAGCAGAACCACAATCACGCTGATCGTCAGCCAGGTATACCGGTTCATAGGCCCCTCCTCTCCTCAAGATCCCCCGCTGTTGGGCTCAGCGGGAAAGTTCCCCTCAGCTCTTCCTTAGGGACAGCCCTCGCAGGTCTTCAACCCCCCATCTCCGCTCTTTTATATTTTATTTTTTATAGCGTCGATGATCCAAAATGTCGAGGCGCATCTGGAACAGGGTGTGCTTTGCATGGCGCGCCCGGTGGAAGGGAAGACCACGCTTTGCGGATTGGATTTTCCCATTAGGGATCAGGGTTGCCCAATCGGATCCGCTGTTATAATCCAGTTAGCGGAGGTGGAATCGTGCGCACGCCGTATGGGGCAGAGTGTCCTTTTTACTTCGAAGATTACTATCGAGGGCGATCAACCCAGGTCTGCCGTCTGATCGAGCGAACTCCTGGGGGAGGGACCTGGAAGCCGTATCTCTGCGCCACCTGTCCGGTCCCCGGGATCGTCCGGGCGAATGCCTGCCCCCATCTGGCGCTGGAGGCCCGGGTGGTGAAGACGTGGTTGGGCTTGCGGGAACAGGTGCGGGTCTATGCGGTTTGCGCCCTCCGCCTGGTGGAGGTTCCGCGCCCGGAGATCGGTTGCGGGGAGTGTCATCGGCATCGGCTTCCCCCCACGGATGGGGAGCATCATCCGGGATGATCCGCGCGGTTCTGTTCGACCTGGACGGCACGCTGCTGGGCAACGATATGGATCGCTTCATGCCGGCCTATTTCGACTGCCTTCAGAAGTTCGTGGCGCCTCACGATCCGTCGGAAACCTTCCTCTCCGCTCTCCTGATCGCGGTGCGGGAGGCGATCCGCCGGCCGGATCCCCGGCGCACGGTATGGGAACGCTTTATGGAGGCTTTTGAGCGGGAGACGAGGCGATCGCGGGATTTCTGGATCCCGATCTTCGAACGCTTTTACGGGGAGGCCTTTCCGTCTTTGCGCGCCCTCACGGCACCCCGGGTGGAGGCCCGGCTCCTGGTGGAGCGGGCGCGGGCGCGGGGCCTGCGCATCGCTGTGGCGACGAACCCGGTCTTCCCGGAGGTCGCCATCCGCCAGCGTCTGGAATGGGCTGGCCTGGGGGATATCCCCTTCGACTGGGTCACCACGATGGAGAATATGCACTTCACCAAGCCATGGCCCGAATATTACCTGGAGGTGGCGAGCCATTTACAGGTGGCCCCGGAGGCATGCGGGATGATCGGCAATGACTGGGAGCAGGACATCGAGCCGGCGCGAAAGGTAGGGATGCGGACGTTCTGGGTTTGCGAGGGTGAAGATGGATGGTCCTGGAGGAACCAGGGAGATCTCGGCCGGGCGCTTCAATGGCTGGAAGATCTCCGATAGCGAGCTGGGGGATCGGAAGGGGGCACGGATGCGCACGCGGAAGGCGATCATCGGGATGATCGGATTAGGGCTCCTGATCGGCGCCGGGGTGGGGTTCCTCCTCGGGCGATACGTCTGGCCTGTGCGTTATATCGATATGGCCCCCGCGGAGCTCCATCCAGACTGGCAGGCGGAATATGTCCGAATGGTCGCCCTGGCCTACGCTCGGGATTCTGATCTGGCCCTCGCCCGGGCCCGGCTTGCCCTGCTGGGGGATCCCCTCATGGTCCTGCAACAGCTTCCGGATCGATCACCGACGCCTCTTTCCCCCCAAGCCCGCGCGGCCATCGCGGATCTGATCCACGCCTTGGGTTCCTCGCCGGCATCGTCTGGAGGCTCGCCGTGAGAGGCCATCTAAGTGTCGCTTTCCTGGCCGGCCTGCTCCCCGGCCTGATCGGGGGACTTTACCTGGCGTGGGAAGTGTTCCCGCCGCCCCCTGGGGGGGCCTCCCCGGCGGAGCTGGCCCCCCCTTACCAGGAGCTCTGGATCGTGCTCGCCGCCCGGGCGGATGCCGTGGAGCGGAACCCGGCGGCGTTGCGGCGGCGGCTGGAGGCGTTGGCTCTACCTGATCTGCCCGAGCGGGTCGCCGCCCTCGCCGAGCGAGGGCTTCTGGAGAACTGGCCTTCAGAGGTCGTTCAGGATCTGGCCCGGGCGGCCCAGCAGCTGGGCGCGCGCTCCCCCGCCCTGGTCGTGATCCTGGCCACGCCGGTCCCCACCCGCGTGCCGCCTTCGCCGACGCTGATCCCTACCCCGACGGCCTCTCCGACTCCGACGCCGACGCCGCTTCCGTCTCCAACTCCCAGCCCCACGCCGGAACCTTCTCCGATTCCAACGGAAATCCCTACGATCATCCCGACGCGATTAAAAGAGCCGGTGGTGGAGCAACGCCCTCTGTGCGAGAGCTCGCCGCTGTTACGGATCCGAGTCTTCGATCCGGATGGGAGGGAGCGATCCGGCGTGCGCATCTGGGTCAATGGCCCGCGGGGCGCGGAAACGCTGTTGACCGGATTGAAGCCCGGAATGGGGGATGGCTATGCGGATGCGCGAATGGAACCCCATGGCGCGTATCGCATCGAGGTCGAGGGGTCAGGAGCGGTGGGGGTGGAGGTAGCCGCCCGTCCATGCGAGCTTCCCGATGGCTCGGGCGGGTGGACTGGATGGGAGGTGGAAGTGCGCCTGGCTCGATAGCGGGCGGAACGAATGCGGCCGGGCTTGGGGCGTCGAATGAATTCGACCTCAAAAGGCCTCCGGCCGGTGGCCGGCCTTCGCCGGCCGAAAAGCATCTTTGCGTCGGCGCAGGCCGACGCCTGGCGCGTTAGCGCCTCGCGGGGCCGATTTCCATCGGCGCAAGAGGTGGCCGGCCCCAAAAGCGAGGAGGGGAAAGCGATGCGATCGGGAGAGGAGCAGGCCCTGCGATGGGCCCGTCGGGCGCTTCAGGCGGCTTCCCCGGAGGAGGCACTGTGGTGGGCCGCCCGGGCGTATGCTGCCGCCCCTGCCTCCCCCGCTGTTCGCGCAGTGGTGCGACGGATTCGAAGACGCTTCCCCAACGCCCGGGGGCGTCCCCTCGCTCGCTGGTCCCGGTGGATGGTCCGCATCGGGTTCCTCTATGGGCTGTTCACGCTGATCGCGCTGTTCCTCATCGCCTGGGGGCTCGGAGCCATCGATCCGTGGGCGCTGCTGGGGGCAGAGGAGCTCCCCCTTCCGGAAGCCGTTGGGCGGGATCCCACTCCAGATACCGCTGCGGATTTCCGAAGGTGGGATCCACACGCTCCTATCTCCGCGGCGCATCCCGAGGGGAGCGCTCCGATGGGGGCTTGGCCTTCTCCGTTTCCCTCTCCGCATCCGACCCTTCCGCCGGATCTCCTGCCCACTCCCACGCGGGAGACGACTCCATCCCTGATGGCC
This genomic interval carries:
- a CDS encoding HAD family hydrolase, with the protein product MIRAVLFDLDGTLLGNDMDRFMPAYFDCLQKFVAPHDPSETFLSALLIAVREAIRRPDPRRTVWERFMEAFERETRRSRDFWIPIFERFYGEAFPSLRALTAPRVEARLLVERARARGLRIAVATNPVFPEVAIRQRLEWAGLGDIPFDWVTTMENMHFTKPWPEYYLEVASHLQVAPEACGMIGNDWEQDIEPARKVGMRTFWVCEGEDGWSWRNQGDLGRALQWLEDLR
- a CDS encoding L,D-transpeptidase, coding for MRSGEEQALRWARRALQAASPEEALWWAARAYAAAPASPAVRAVVRRIRRRFPNARGRPLARWSRWMVRIGFLYGLFTLIALFLIAWGLGAIDPWALLGAEELPLPEAVGRDPTPDTAADFRRWDPHAPISAAHPEGSAPMGAWPSPFPSPHPTLPPDLLPTPTRETTPSLMATALSRPHPLASPTPSPGLPFPGRWILVDLSDQELMAYEGETMILRTKVSTGRPRTPTVVGTFWIYLKLRAQTMTGPGYRLPHVPYVMYFYQGYALHGTYWHNNFGQPMSHGCVNLPTPMAEQLYQWADLGTPVVVQP